A window of Hyperolius riggenbachi isolate aHypRig1 chromosome 1, aHypRig1.pri, whole genome shotgun sequence contains these coding sequences:
- the LOC137520326 gene encoding uncharacterized protein — MIDSFLSMEDAQRDLIDRSHQTQFTAQTENQNKPPASKPEVNIENELISEHLPPRPELQPAHNVPGTSPYTPNRYETFRPKRETTDRYDYTPLSHYGNTPPSFPAPAQTSMDIVKFLTRRELVAKGLVKFDDHPESYRAWRSSFKNTIKDVELSPSEEMDLLAKWLGTASAEHVKRIRSINIRNPAAGLKMVWDRLDECYGSVEAIENSLFKRIEDFPKIASKGLQKLRELSDLLMELQVAKSEGDLSGLAYFDTARGVNLIVQKLTPGLQNEWVKCGSNYKKKYHVSFPPFSVFVDFIHDQAKIRNDPSFDFALTCTSVPGLPSHKASVAVHKTELSSPDSPHRFAGSSQAANKVRDPGKQCPIHRRPHSLLKCRGFREKPIEERKAFLRENSICYKCCSSTTHFAKNCKFSENCKECDSTDHNTALHPGPAPWTLQHTHSTTEHGGEEGDTPTVTLEVTPQCTEVCKGATGGRSCSKMCLVRVYPAEQREKAVKMYAILDDQSNGSLAHPTFFDMFNVKGPSSPYSLRTCAGIVETAGRRASGFQIEAIDGSICLPLPTLIECNQIPDHRSEIPTPDVALHHAHLKRIAHLIPELDPQAKIILLLGRDILRIHKVRKQIDGSHDAPYAQKLDLGWVIIGEVCLGRVHKPDTVHSMFTSTLASGRPSLFQPCVNNFLIKELPCASHLPCPFTDVSSDNDACDSDQDHLGCRVFQRSKDDNRVALSIEDKQFLEIMERDFVKDSTNSWVAPLPFRTQRRRLPNNKVQVLKRFSSLRRNFQRKPEMREHFFSFMQKIFENNHAEIAPPLKGPEECWYLPIFGVYHPKKPGQIRVVFDSSAKFEGISLNDVLLTGPDLNNKLLGVLLRFRKDTVALIADIQQMFHCFLVKEKDRNFLRFLWFKDNDPSKDIIEYRMRVHIFGNSPSPAVAIYGLRRSAQEGEREYGLDTRQFVERDFYVDDCLKSLPSNDSAISLLKRAQDMLACSNLRLHKIASNSKEVMEAFPSEDHSNDLRDLDLGSETLPVQRSLGLLWDLKSDTFTFQVSKEEKPFTRRGVLSAINSLYDPLGFAAPVTIQGKALLRDLTRETTDWDVPLPPDKKNLWVEWRNSLAALSSLKVARTYAPVPSTDVQDHTLCVFSDASVKAISAVAYLRTIDIKGQCHIGFVMGKAKLAPQPEHTIPRLELCAAVLAVEMAELITSEIDIDLKKAEFYTDSKVVLGYINNESRRFYVYVNNRVLRIRKSTSPEQWHYVSTDNNPADHATRAVAASHLKNTTWFTGPAFLCNSTPAVHQNNMFELVDEDSDTEIRPQVSALHTVTLFKSFESHRFKRFSTWKSLVRAITCLAHIARSFQRTNSNDAKKCKGWHHCQEVYTIAELQHSKNFIIRTVQQEIYTKEIACITNSKSIPKDSSLKKLDPFLDKYGLLRVGGRLKQASLEPDERNPLIIPGHHHVTRLIVQHYHIQVKHQGRLFTEGALHTAGLWIVGAKRCVSSIIFSCITCRKLRGMLQTQKMANLPADRLSMDPPFTNVGLDVFGPWSVTARQTRGGQANSKRWAVIFTCMTIRAVHIEVIESMDTSSFINALRRFIAIRGPVKHIRSDRGTNFIGAAKELQISSNIDAKAVERYLSDQDCTWTFNPPHSSHMGGAWERMIGIARRILDSIFLQAGTARLTHESLVTFMAEVTAIINARPLTPVLSDPEEPFLLTPATLLTQKTGKVSPPPGEFSTKDMYKRQWKQVQCLADTFWDRWKKQYISTLQPRNKWQTARPNLKPGDVVLLKDCQLQRNEWPLGLVTKTFPSEDGNVRKVEVKVCRQQETKLFLRPVCELILLLSPTE, encoded by the coding sequence ATGATCGACTCTTTCCTGTCAATGGAAGATGCTCAACGGGACCTCATCGACAGATCTCATCAAACTCAATTCACAGCCCAGACAGAAAACCAGAATAAGCCTCCAGCCAGCAAGCCAGAAGTCAATATAGAAAATGAACTGATTTCAGAGCACCTGCCACCACGTCCGGAACTTCAACCGGCACATAACGTTCCAGGAACTTCTCCTTACACGCCAAATAGGTATGAGACATTTCGACCAAAACGAGAGACTACTGACAGGTATGATTACACACCACTTTCTCACTATGGCAACACACCACCATCTTTCCCTGCTCCTGCTCAAACCAGCATGGACATTGTTAAGTTCCTCACACGGCGTGAGCTGGTTGCCAAGGGACTTGTGAAGTTTGATGATCACCCTGAGAGTTATAGGGCCTGGCGGTCCTCCTTTAAGAACACAATTAAAGATGTTGAACTGTCCCCTAGTGAGGAGATGGACCTCTTAGCTAAGTGGCTAGGGACTGCATCTGCTGAGCATGTAAAAAGAATCAGGTCCATTAACATAAGAAACCCAGCAGCTGGACTAAAAATGGTTTGGGACAGACTTGATGAATGTTATGGTTCAGTGGAGGCTATAGAAAActctttgtttaaaaggatagaAGATTTCCCTAAAATAGCTTCCAAAGGCTTGCAGAAACTCAGGGAACTTAGTGACTTGTTAATGGAACTTCAGGTAGCCAAATCTGAAGGTGATCTGTCAGGCCTTGCATATTTTGACACTGCCAGAGGTGTTAACCTCATAGTACAAAAGTTAACCCCTGGCTTACAAAATGAGTGGGTTAAATGTGGTTCTAACTATAAGAAAAAATACCATGTTTCATTTCCTCCATTTTCTGTGTTTGTAGACTTTATACATGATCAGGCTAAGATAAGAAATGATCCTAGTTTTGATTTTGCACTAACATGTACTTCTGTTCCAGGTCTTCCTTCACACAAAGCTTCAGTGGCAGTTCACAAGACTGAACTGTCTTCCCCAGACTCTCCCCACAGGTTTGCTGGCTCCTCCCAGGCAGCAAACAAAGTTAGAGACCCTGGTAAGCAGTGTCCTATACACAGAAGGCcacattctctgctgaaatgtaggGGGTTTAGAGAGAAACCCATTGAGGAACGTAAAGCCTTTCTTAGAGAGAATAGCATCTGTtacaagtgctgctcatccacCACTCACTTTGCCAAGAACTGCAAGTTTAGTGAAAATTGTAAAGAATGTgatagcacagatcacaacacagCACTACATCCTGGACCAGCTCCATGGACTTTACAACATACTCACAGCACAACCGAGCAtggcggggaggagggtgacactcctACAGTTACATTAGAGGTCACTCCACAGTGCACAGAGGTCTGCAAAGGAGCCACAGGTGGAAGATCCTGCTCCAAAATGTGTCTAGTCCGAGTCTACCCAGCAGAACAAAGGgagaaagcagtaaaaatgtatgCCATCCTAGACGATCAAAGCAATGGGTCTCTAGCCCACCCAACCTTCTTTGATATGTTCAATGTTAAAGGCCCCAGCTCTCCATACTCACTAAGGACTTGTGCAGGAATTGTGGAGACGGCGGGGAGAAGAGCATCTGGCTTCCAGATCGAAGCTATAGATGGAAGCATCTGCTTGCCCTTACCAACTCTAATAGAGTGCAACCAGATTCCTGATCATAGATCTGAAATTCCTACTCCAGATGTCGCATTACATCATGCACACTTGAAGCGTATAGCCCACCTGATCCCAGAACTTGATCCACAGGCTAAGATAATCTTGCTACTCGGGAGGGATATCCTACGAATCCATAAAGTGAGAAAACAAATAGATGGTTCCCATGATGCTCCTTATGCTCAGAAGCTAGACCTAGGATGGGTCATAATAGGTGAGGTCTGCCTAGGGCGTGTGCACAAGCCAGATACAGTTCATAGTATGTTCACAAGCACACTAGCAAGTGGGCGCCCCTCACTTTTCCAACCATGTGTCAACAACTTTCTCATAAAGGAGCTACCATGTGCCTCCCATCTACCTTGTCCCTTCACAGATGTCTCTAGTGACAATGATGCCTGTGACAGTGACCAAGACCACTTAGGATGCAGAGTCTTCCAGAGGTCAAAAGATGATAATCGGGTAGCATTATCTATTGAAGACAAGCAGTTCTTGGAAATAATGGAACGAGACTTTGTGAAGGACAGCACTAACAGTTGGGTTGCACCCCTTCCTTTCAGAACTCAGAGAAGACGCCTACCTAACAACAAAGTACAAGTGCTTAAACGTTTCTCTTCTCTCAGACGTAACTTCCAAAGAAAGCCAGAAATGAGAGAACACTTCTTTTCTTTCATGCAGAAAATATTTGagaacaatcatgcagagattGCCCCACCCCTTAAAGGTCCTGAAGAATGCTGGTACCTGCCAATTTTTGGAGTATATCATCCAAAGAAGCCAGGTCAGATCAGAGTAGTGTTTGACTCTAGCGCCAAATTTGAAGGCATCTCCCTAAACGATGTGCTGCTGACAGGCCCTGACCTGAATAACAAGCTACTGGGGGTACTTCTCCGTTTCCGCAAGGACACTGTCGCTCTGATTGCCGACATCCAACAGATGTTTCATTGCTTCCTTGTTAAGGAGAAGGATAGAAACTTCCTCAGATTCCTCTGGTTTAAAGACAATGATCCTTCAAAGGACATCATAGAGTATCGCATGAGAGTGCACATCTTTGGGAACAGCCCCTCACCTGCAGTTGCTATATATGGACTCAGACGTTCTGCtcaagaaggagagagagaatatGGGTTGGACACAAGACAGTTTGTAGAAAGAGACTTCTATGTAGATGACTGTTTGAAATCATTACCTTCTAATGACTCTGCAATCAGTCTCCTCAAAAGAGCCCAAGACATGCTTGCCTGCTCCAACTTGAGACTTCACAAGATTGCTTCAAACAGCAAAGAAGTTATGGAAGCCTTCCCTTCTGAAGATCATTCTAATGACCTAAGGGACTTGGATCTGGGGTCAGAAACTTTACCAGTCCAACGTAGCCTTGGACTTCTCTGGGACTTAAAATCTGACACCTTCACCTTTCAAGTTAGCAAGGAAGAAAAACCTTTTACTCGCAGAGGTGTCCTATCTGCAATCAACAGCCTATATGACCCTTTGGGATTtgcggctcctgtcactatccagGGTAAGGCCTTGCTCAGAGATTTAACCCGTGAAACTACTGACTGGGATGTTCCATTGCCTCCTGACAAGAAGAATCTGTGGGTGGAATGGAGAAACTCTCTAGCAGCTCTGTCTAGCCTTAAAGTTGCACGCACATATGCTCCTGTGCCATCTACAGATGTCCAAGATCATACactttgtgtattttctgatgcTTCAGTTAAAGCCATATCTGCTGTCGCTTATCTTAGAACCATAGACATTAAAGGACAATGCCACATTGGCTTTGTTATGGGCAAAGCAAAACTTGCACCACAGCCTGAGCACACGATACCCAGACTTGAACTTTGTGCAGCAGTCCTAGCTGTTGAAATGGCTGAGCTAATCACATCTGAGATTGACATTGACCTTAAAAAGGCTGAATTCTACACAGACAGCAAAGTAGTCTTAGGCTACATCAACAACGAGTCCAGACGATTCTATGTTTATGTCAACAACAGGGTGCTGCGGATTAGGAAATCCACCAGTCCAGAACAGTGGCATTATGTGTCCACTGACAACAATCCTGCGGACCACGCTACAAGAGCTGTTGCAGCAAGTcatctcaaaaatacaacttggttCACAGGTCCTGCATTCTTGTGTAATTCCACTCCAGCAGTTCACCAGAACAACATGTTTGAACTAGTGGATGAAGACTCAGACACTGAGATCCGTCCACAAGTGTCTGCACTTCACACAGTGACACTCTTCAAGTCCTTTGAATCTCATCGCTTCAAGAGATTCTCTACCTGGAAATCACTTGTTAGAGCCATTACCTGTCTAGCTCACATAGCCCGATCTTTTCAAAGAACCAATTCGAATGATGCTAAGAAGTGTAAAGGTTGGCACCACTGTCAAGAGGTATACACCATAGCAGAACTCCAACACTCCAAGAACTTCATCATTCGCACTGTACAGCAGGAAATCTACACCAAAGAGATTGCCTGTATCACTAACAGCAAGTCTATCCCTAAAGACAGCTCTTTAAAGAAACTTGACCCATTCCTTGACAAATACGGTCTCCTGAGAGTAGGAGGTCGTCTTAAGCAAGCAAGTCTAGAGCCTGATGAAAGGAATCCTCTGATAATTCCCGGTCATCATCATGTTACAAGATTGATTGTACAACACTACCACATCCAAGTCAAGCACCAAGGAAGACTGTTTACAGAAGGAGCTTTACATACTGCTGGATTGTGGATAGTTGGGGCAAAGAGATGTGTGAGTAGCATCATCTTCAGTTGCATCACATGCCGTAAACTTCGTGGTATGCTACAAACACAGAAGATGGCTAATCTGCCTGCTGATAGACTCAGTATGGATCCTCCTTTCACCAATGTTGGACTTGACGTATTTGGGCCTTGGTCCGTCACAGCACGTCAAACTAGAGGCGGTCAAGCAAACAGTAAACGCTGGGCAGTCATATTCACCTGTATGACCATCAGAGCTGTTCACATTGAAGTCATTGAATCTATGGATACTTCAAGCTTTATCAACGCCCTTAGACGTTTTATTGCAATCAGAGGTCCTGTGAAGCACATTCGATCTGACAGAGGCACCAATTTCATTGGAGCTGCTAAAGAACTACAGATCTCTTCCAATATTGATGCCAAGGCTGTGGAAAGATACCTGAGTGATCAGGACTGCACTTGGACTTTCAACCCACCTCACTCCTCTCACATGGGTGGAGCTTGGGAAAGGATGATCGGCATAGCCCGAAGAATCTTGGATTCCATCTTTCTACAAGCAGGAACTGCAAGACTCACTCACGAGAGCCTGGTAACCTTCATGGCTGAAGTCACAGCTATCATCAATGCTAGACCTCTGACTCCAGTTCTTAGTGATCCAGAAGAACCATTTCTTCTCACTCCTGCAACCCTCCTTACCCAAAAGACTGGGAAAGTGAGTCCTCCTCCTGGTGAGTTCAGCACTAAAGACATGTACAAACGTCAATGGAAACAAGTGCAGTGCCTTGCTGACACATTCTGGGACAGATGGAAGAAACAATACATCTCTACTTTGCAACCACGGAACAAGTGGCAGACTGCAAGGCCCAACCTGAAACCCGGAGATGTTGTACTTCTAAAGGACTGCCAATTGCAGAGAAATGAGTGGCCTCTAGGACTTGTCACCAAGACGTTTCCAAGTGAGGACGGAAATGTCCGCAAAGTAGAAGTAAAGGTCTGCAGACAGCAAGAGACCAAGTTGTTTCTCAGACCAGTGTGTGAACTCATTCTCCTATTATCCCCTACTGAATGA